CAATAAAGACAAGAAGAGTTGGGTAACGCTTCATAAATATTTCCTCATTTAACAATGATGGCGCTGCATGGTGACACCACTTGAACTCTTCATAGAGCCTTCATAAAACTCATATACACAAATGATTCATTAACCCTTCATAAGACTCATATACACAAATGATTCATTAACCCTTCATAAGACTCATATACACAAATTATTCTTTAACCCTTCATAAAACTCATATACACAAATGATTCATTAACCCTTCATAAAACTCATATACACAAATGATTCATTAACCCTTCATAAAACTCATATACACAAATGATTCATTAACCCTTCATAAGACTCATATAAACAAATGATTCATTAACCCTTCATAAGACTCATATACACAAATGATTCATTAACCCTTCATAAGACTCATATACACAAATGATTCATTAACCCTTCATAAGACTCATATAAACAAATTATTCTTTAACCCTTCATAAGACTCATATAAACAAATTATTCACAAACACTTCATAAAAATCATATAAACAAATGATTCATAGAGCCTTCATAAGACTCATATACACAAATTATTCTTTAACCCTTCATAAGACTCATATAAACACAAATTATTCACAAACCCTTCATAAAAATCATATAAACAAATGATTCATAGAGCCTTCATAAGACTCATATACACAAATGATTCATTAACCCTTCATAAGACTCAtatacacaaattattttttaacccTTCATAAGACTCATATAAACACAAATTATTCACAAACCCTTCATAAAAATCATATAAACAAATGATTCATAGAGCCTTCAAAAGACTCATATACACAAATGATTCATAAACCCTTCATAAGACTCATATACACAAATGATTCATTAACCCTTCATAAGACTCAAATAAACAAATGATTCACAGACCCTTCATAAAGACTCATATAAACAAATGATTCACAGACCCTTCATAAGACTCATATAAACAAATGATTCATAAACCCTTCATAAGAATCGTATGAACACAAACGACTCATAAAGCAAGCCTTTATACGACAACAACCCTTGATAAGACtcatctgaacacaaatgatttaCAAACGCTTCATAGGATTGACATAAACACAAACGATTCACAAATCCTTCATCAGACTCATATTAAAGCATCATAAATCCCATAtaatcacatacatacacatgatTCAGTTGTTCATCAGTGCCACGCGCACGCGCACGCGCACACGCACAGGTAAATGTAATATACTTACCAAGATAGAGCACAGTTGGGATGAAGCCCCAGCGGATGATGAACTGGCCGCACTGGAACACCTGCTGCAGCCGCTGTTTACTCTCTTTACTCAGTTTGGCCATGATGTGATTATTTTCAGATTGAATGAACGATCGGCTCTGGATCAGACGTGCAGCGTGAAGGACACGGAAGATCGCAGGAAACACGTGTATGTCGTAAAGGGTGCTGTTGTGTCGCTGTCACCGTTTTGCGACAGTTGTGTGAAGGAACAACAACAGCAACCCCCAGTGGCCACATCAAGACACCTAAGGTAATAATacaattacataaaataataaaccataatattaaattaaatattttaatatattaaatatttttattattattgcttataaGTAGaaggtatttttttattacaaataataaaaaagaaaaatatatatatcataaatgccacccatatttttttttatgtaatgcaatggcattcatataTTAATATGGATAGGGAGTCTAAATACTTTTTAGGACCACTGTATGGTGTGCaacttattatattatttattgaagtgtatgtttaaaataatagatacaTTTCTcttcattaattaaaatgttgAGGCATCTTGAAATAGAAATCTTTATTTTCTCAGACTGCAACCATGTTATTTTTGTTGAAAGGCAAAAAATGACTTTAGTACAATAATATTTACAATTCTCAAAATGTTCACATTCTGAAAATAATCTGAATACAGGCACATCCACTGTTATTGTTGTTCCACTTCAAAACTAAAAAGCACAAACCATTAGaccagaaaaaatattttattttttaacaagaaaacTAATTGtccttaaaaacaaacacataagaCAAACATCGGCATAATTCCCACAGTGCTGTAccaatccaattttttttttttttttgtgtgccatAATTAAAcgatgatttctttttatttatttttttttttatacatattaaGGAATGATTTGTGGCTTATAATCACACTGTTTAATGGGTCTCTATCATTTGTGCTTTGCTTTCAATGCATGACATCAGTATGACACCCCAGCAGCTGGTTAACTCACATAATACCTGGTTAATCAAGCATACAAATACTTGACCAATGGTCTCATGTGTGAAAAATATCTAATCTATTATGGCCTTATGGAAGCTCACATACTGCAATAAAAACAGTAACGATATTGCTTTCAAATACCGTATGAATaacaatgtaaacaaagatgACTACTTCTGTTTGGTATCCAATTGCACCAGATTTTCCGTTTGGGTTTTGAGATTGATCCAACTTACCATAGAAACAGTGTGTGAAGAGATGGCTTCAGTTCACTTTCAGAACACGTTTGAGTTGCAAACACACTcgcacacaggaaaaaaaaaaaaaaaaacacacacacaattcataaTACCACATTTAGTATATCTGAAAGGACTTAGTTTATCGTCTGTAAATCTTCTCCCAAACACGCACATAGATAAAGCATTAAAAATATACAATACCGCTCATATTCAGACTTCATGTGTAAACTTAAGCACCGACAGAGACTTCATGAACACCTTAAAGAATAATTTGgggaaaattttaaaaaaacatttacttcaAAAATACATAACTTTGGTAATTATACACAACTGACAAAACCGTAGGAAGTTTTTTGCCACAAGGGGGCAGCAGTGCCAGGTCTGTCTTTGCACATTGTAAACAATGCGACCAGTCCTTCCAAGGGTGGAAATTAGTGGTCACAGGTCAGAGGTCACATGGATACTGATGGTGGGCGACCGCTGCCGAAGTTGATGGGTGGGGCTCAAGTGCTCTGAATAGGCCGCATCCTGTTCTTGGAGTCCACCTTCGGGAACGAGGTGGTTCGAGGTTGGACTCGGTGCGCGGCTGGGCGGCTGGTTGCCTGTTGCGACTGCGAGCGCATTACTGACTTGCTCGAAAGAGCGCGAGAAAACTGCGCTGGCGGTACGCGACAAGCTGAGCGAACCGCTCTTAGGAACTGATTGGCTGGCCGTCAGCGTCAGCCGTTTGAGTGACAGGAGCTCGAGGTTCTCACTCATTGCACGAACGGCCGCCTGCTTACGAGAAAGTTGATCCATGCCGGTGGCGGCGTCTTTCTCTTTTTCCTTGTCTTTatctttctctttttccttttctttgctCGATCGTCCCGTCAAACGACGAAGACCTTTTCCTGCCAGCTTCCCCGTGCCGCCACAAGAGGGCGCTGCGTTAACGGCGCTGTTGCTGACGACTATAATCGGTGGGCTTGCCCGACCGCCCGATGCTTGAGTACAGATACCCTCGTCCACCTCCGCGATTTCAGTCAGCTCGTCCGGGGAACCCAAATCCACAGCGTCTGCGTGCAAAGAGAGAATGAATTGCATCGTTAAAAAACTAATTCCACATATTTATTCTTATATTCCTGTGGTGGTGCTTAAGTGCTTTAAAAGTTGGCATAgcaaattaaaataaactttgtgtGAATTTCACAAAGAACAtgttcaggtcacatttcactgcaaaaaaaaaaaaaaaactagtcaaGTTTTAGTTTAactaaaatgaagacaaaaactaAGAAAAATTCCCTTTTCCCcagaaaataaagatttttggAATCGTGGcactatttctatttttattgggacaattaagcacattttcttaaccttaaatcacagtaatgcaaaatatatatatatatatatatatatatatatatatatatatatattgcattactgtgatttaatatatataaataaaataaaaataataacaatctcattctcattattgtaatacagtaataaaaatcattctggacactttaaaaaagttttttaaatcagcac
The sequence above is a segment of the Myxocyprinus asiaticus isolate MX2 ecotype Aquarium Trade chromosome 34, UBuf_Myxa_2, whole genome shotgun sequence genome. Coding sequences within it:
- the LOC127425536 gene encoding mitochondrial import receptor subunit TOM7 homolog, with amino-acid sequence MAKLSKESKQRLQQVFQCGQFIIRWGFIPTVLYLGFKRGADPGMPEPTVFSLLWG